From a region of the Lactuca sativa cultivar Salinas chromosome 4, Lsat_Salinas_v11, whole genome shotgun sequence genome:
- the LOC111887365 gene encoding uncharacterized protein LOC111887365 — translation MVHRAVIHGVVLKGLWPTSVNRTSFRQQNYQTPILRSRCECKIITNIKDFCSERRIDLNRRFNCLNNENISSSSSMVSENTQEPPQETDLEIISDRSHRSRTKGRAGQTTNIIFGDTVIDGSSGEWLTLSQKLDTYPSVRRFTAIGIGGNDFVQSMILAVESVIQHPVQQEHVKQRVSSGGKYVSVSIGPIQVVSREHVRAVYNAMRGDDRIKFFL, via the exons ATGGTGCATAGAGCAGTAATCCATGGTGTGGTTCTGAAGGGGCTATGGCCAACATCCGTTAATCGTACTTCCTTTCGCCAGCAGAATTATCAAACACCCATTTTGCGTTCGAGATGTGAGTGTAAGATCATTACGAACATTAAAGATTTCTGCTCAGAAAGACGTATTGATCTTAATCGCcgttttaattgtttaaataatgaaaatatatCGTCGTCGTCGTCAATGGTTAGTGAGAATACTCAGGAACCGCCTCAAGAAACTGATCTCGAGATTATTTCAG ACCGTTCACACCGTTCGCGGACCAAAGGTAGAGCTGGACAAACCACAAATATCATTTTTGGAGATACGGTAATTGATGGCTCGAGCGGTGAGTGGCTCACTCTTAGCCAAAAG TTAGACACTTACCCAAGTGTCCGACGGTTTACAGCAATTGGTATTGGAGGCAATGATTTTGTGCAATCTATGATACTTGCTGTGGAGTCGGTCATTCAACATCCAGTTCAACAG GAGCATGTGAAGCAGAGAGTGTCATCAGGAGGAAAATATGTTTCAGTTAGTATTGGACCCATTCAAGTCGTTTCTAGAGAACAT GTTCGAGCGGTATACAATGCTATGAGGGGTGATGACCGGATTAAATTCTTTTTGTAG
- the LOC111887364 gene encoding alpha-ketoglutarate-dependent dioxygenase alkB produces MYGSDGVNEDSERTAFRKTEKKYKLYYDNNKSSKKKKKPRPVDLSEVIDFKSVSESFTRNNDVHLPIGVSKLECQFARPVFSLDKCPGFYFIPEALSIEEQYRWIKESLVSFPEPPNRTNHNAVHGAIHDLFNAAKDRKVLVEEEKIILPGEEDAHTHKWEWATCDEPSGNTNTSKSISASVLLRKLRWSTLGLQFDWSKRSYNVSLPHNKIPDALCEVAKKMASPAMPVGEEFQPEAAIVNYFASGDMLGGHLDDMEADWSKPIVSMSLGCKAIFLLGGKSRNDEPLAMFLRSGDIVLMAGEARERFHGIPRIFTDTENAEIDCLEKHFSGEDDTCYLEYIKTSRININIRQVY; encoded by the exons ATGTATGGATCTGATGGCGTAAACGAAGATTCAGAGAGAACTGCCTTTCGAAAAACTGAGAAAAAGTACAAACTATATTATGATAATAACAAATCTTCCAAAAA GAAGAAGAAACCGAGGCCTGTAGATTTGTCAGAGGTTATCGATTTTAAGTCTGTTTCAGAGTCCTTTACTAGAAACAATGATGTTCATCTTCCTATTGGAGTTTCAAAGCTTGAATGTCAGTTTGCTAGGCCAGTTTTCAGTTTGGATAAATGCCCTG GTTTCTATTTCATTCCTGAAGCATTGAGTATTGAGGAACAATACAGATGGATTAAggagagcttagtgagttttcctgAACCTCCAAACAGAACTAATCACAATGCTGTTCATGGAGCCATACATGATCTGTTCAATGCTGCAAAAGATAGAAAAGTGTTGGTTGAAGAGGAAAAGATAATATTACCTGGTGAAGAAGATGCTCATACTCATAAATGGGAATGGGCTACTTGTGATGAACCAAGTGGAAATACAAATACTAGTAAATCAATATCAGCATCTGTCTTGCTAAGGAAACTGAGATGGAGTACTCTTGGTCTCCAATTTGACTGGTCAAAG AGGAGTTATAATGTTTCACTCCCTCACAACAAGATCCCGGATGCTCTTTGTGAAGTTGCTAAGAAAATGGCTTCTCCTGCTATGCCAGTTGGAGAAGAATTTCAACCAGAAGCTGCTATTGTTAATTACTTTGCTTCAG GTGATATGTTGGGTGGTCACCTTGATGACATGGAGGCAGATTGGAGCAAACCTATAGTAAGCATGAG TTTGGGATGCAAAGCAATTTTTCTTCTTGGAGGGAAGTCCAGAAATGATGAACCGTTAGCTATGTTTCTGCGCAGTGGTGATATTGTTCTTATGGCTGGAGAAGCAAGGGAGCGTTTTCATG GGATACCTCGGATTTTTACCGATACAGAAAATGCAGAGATCGATTGTTTAGAAAAGCATTTCTCAGGTGAAGATGATACTTGTTATTTGGAATACATTAAAACCTCAAGAATTAACATTAATATCAGACAAGTGTACTGA
- the LOC111887360 gene encoding 4-hydroxy-tetrahydrodipicolinate synthase 2, chloroplastic isoform X1: MSVAYQQMYAFKSSTSWGNDSPFRLVRSNSTNTRNSRSARWVSPKAAVIPNFHLPMRSFEVKNRTSTDEIKSLRLITAIKTPYLPDGRFDLEAYDALVNMQIENGADGVIVGGTTGEGQLMSWDEHIMLIGHTINCFGTSIKVIGNTGSNSTREAIHATEQGFAVGMHAALHINPYYGKTSLEGLISHFKCVLPMGPTIIYNVPTRTGQDIPPTIIHSLSSNPNLAGIKECMGHNRIQTYTQTNITTWSGNDDECHDSRWDHGATGVISVASNLVPGLMRELMFEGKNLSLNLKLLPLMKWLFCEPNPIGLNTALAQLGVVRPIFRLPYVPLPLEKRVEFVEIVKGIGRENFIGEKDVQVLDDDEFILVGRY, from the exons ATGTCTGTAGCATATCAGCAAATGTATGCTTTCAAGAGCTCTACTTCGTGGGGGAATGACTCTCCTTTCCGGCTTGTGCGCTCGAATTCGACGAATACTCGCAATAG CAGGAGTGCAAGATGGGTATCCCCAAAAGCAGCTGTAATCCCCAATTTTCATCTACCAATGCGCAGTTTTGAAGTGAAGAATCG GACTTCTACAGATGAGATAAAGTCATTGAGATTGATAACTGCAATTAAAACTCCATACTTACCTGATGGGAGGTTCGATCTGGAGGCTTATGATGCCTTGGTGAATATGCAGATTGAAAATGGAGCTGATGGTGTGATTGTTGGTGGAACCACTGGTGAAGGCCAGTTGATGAGTTGGGATGAACACATTATGCTCATTGGCCACACCATCAATTGCTTTGGCACATCAATCAAG GTGATAGGAAACACGGGAAGCAACTCAACTCGAGAAGCAATCCACGCAACCGAACAAGGGTTTGCAGTGGGAATGCACGCAGCCCTTCACATCAACCCATACTATGGAAAAACCTCACTGGAAGGTCTCATTTCCCATTTCAAATGCGTGCTCCCAATGGGCCCCACAATCATCTACAACGTCCCCACCCGAACCGGGCAAGACATCCCCCCAACCATCATCCACTCTCTCTCCTCCAACCCAAACCTAGCTGGCATCAAAGAATGCATGGGTCACAACCGAATCCAAACCTACACCCAAACCAACATCACAACATGGAGTGGGAACGATGACGAGTGTCATGACTCACGGTGGGACCACGGTGCCACGGGGGTGATATCTGTGGCTAGCAATCTGGTTCCAGGGTTGATGCGGGAGCTTATGTTTGAAGGTAAGAATTTATCGCTTAATTTGAAGTTGTTGCCTTTGATGAAATGGTTGTTTTGTGAGCCGAATCCGATTGGGTTGAATACGGCTCTTGCTCAACTTGGAGTTGTGAGGCCGATTTTTCGGCTTCCGTATGTGCCGCTTCCTTTGGAAAAGAGGGTGGAGTTTGTTGAGATCGTTAAAGGGATTGGAAGGGAGAATTTTATTGGGGAGAAAGATGTTCAAGTTCTTGATGATGATGAGTTTATCTTGGTGGGTAGGTAttag
- the LOC111887360 gene encoding 4-hydroxy-tetrahydrodipicolinate synthase, chloroplastic isoform X2, whose protein sequence is MSVAYQQMYAFKSSTSWGNDSPFRLVRSNSTNTRNRSARWVSPKAAVIPNFHLPMRSFEVKNRTSTDEIKSLRLITAIKTPYLPDGRFDLEAYDALVNMQIENGADGVIVGGTTGEGQLMSWDEHIMLIGHTINCFGTSIKVIGNTGSNSTREAIHATEQGFAVGMHAALHINPYYGKTSLEGLISHFKCVLPMGPTIIYNVPTRTGQDIPPTIIHSLSSNPNLAGIKECMGHNRIQTYTQTNITTWSGNDDECHDSRWDHGATGVISVASNLVPGLMRELMFEGKNLSLNLKLLPLMKWLFCEPNPIGLNTALAQLGVVRPIFRLPYVPLPLEKRVEFVEIVKGIGRENFIGEKDVQVLDDDEFILVGRY, encoded by the exons ATGTCTGTAGCATATCAGCAAATGTATGCTTTCAAGAGCTCTACTTCGTGGGGGAATGACTCTCCTTTCCGGCTTGTGCGCTCGAATTCGACGAATACTCGCAATAG GAGTGCAAGATGGGTATCCCCAAAAGCAGCTGTAATCCCCAATTTTCATCTACCAATGCGCAGTTTTGAAGTGAAGAATCG GACTTCTACAGATGAGATAAAGTCATTGAGATTGATAACTGCAATTAAAACTCCATACTTACCTGATGGGAGGTTCGATCTGGAGGCTTATGATGCCTTGGTGAATATGCAGATTGAAAATGGAGCTGATGGTGTGATTGTTGGTGGAACCACTGGTGAAGGCCAGTTGATGAGTTGGGATGAACACATTATGCTCATTGGCCACACCATCAATTGCTTTGGCACATCAATCAAG GTGATAGGAAACACGGGAAGCAACTCAACTCGAGAAGCAATCCACGCAACCGAACAAGGGTTTGCAGTGGGAATGCACGCAGCCCTTCACATCAACCCATACTATGGAAAAACCTCACTGGAAGGTCTCATTTCCCATTTCAAATGCGTGCTCCCAATGGGCCCCACAATCATCTACAACGTCCCCACCCGAACCGGGCAAGACATCCCCCCAACCATCATCCACTCTCTCTCCTCCAACCCAAACCTAGCTGGCATCAAAGAATGCATGGGTCACAACCGAATCCAAACCTACACCCAAACCAACATCACAACATGGAGTGGGAACGATGACGAGTGTCATGACTCACGGTGGGACCACGGTGCCACGGGGGTGATATCTGTGGCTAGCAATCTGGTTCCAGGGTTGATGCGGGAGCTTATGTTTGAAGGTAAGAATTTATCGCTTAATTTGAAGTTGTTGCCTTTGATGAAATGGTTGTTTTGTGAGCCGAATCCGATTGGGTTGAATACGGCTCTTGCTCAACTTGGAGTTGTGAGGCCGATTTTTCGGCTTCCGTATGTGCCGCTTCCTTTGGAAAAGAGGGTGGAGTTTGTTGAGATCGTTAAAGGGATTGGAAGGGAGAATTTTATTGGGGAGAAAGATGTTCAAGTTCTTGATGATGATGAGTTTATCTTGGTGGGTAGGTAttag
- the LOC111887367 gene encoding secretory carrier-associated membrane protein 3, producing the protein MAGRYDPNPFDDGEEVNPFAEGAAGKGRKTNYSGGSFYTTGVPSAPSSKISLLPHEPANYYDRNASVDIPLDSASDLKKRERDLQAREADLKKREEIVRRKEEAAARAGIVLEEKNWPPFFPIIHHDIANEIPIHLQKLQYVAFMTYLGLVCCLFWNIIATTTAWIKGEDVKIWFLAVIYFILGVPLGYVLWYRPLYRVFRKESAFGFGWFFLFYLLHIGFVIFAAVAPPIVFKGKSLTGILPAVDLVGDQALVGIFYFLGFGLFCLESLLSIWVIQQVYMYFRGSGRAAEMRRGGA; encoded by the exons ATGGCTGGTCGTTATGATCCTAATCCCTTTGACGATGGGGAGGAAGTCAACCCCTTCGCT GAAGGAGCAGCGGGAAAAGGCAGGAAAACAAATTATAGTGGGGGCTCATTTTACACTACA GGTGTTCCTTCTGCTCCAAGTTCTAAGATCTCACTTCTTCCTCATGAACCAGCAAATTATTATGATCGAAATGCCTCAGTTGACATTCCTCTTGATTCTGCTTCG GATCTGAAGAAGAGAGAGAGGGATCTTCAAGCTAGGGAAGCTGATCTGAAGAAGAGGGAAGAG ATAGTAAGACGAAAAGAGGAGGCAGCTGCTCGAG CTGGTATTGTTCTTGAGGAGAAAAATTGGCCACCATTTTTCCCAATCATTCATCACGATATTGCAAACGAGATACCGATTCATCTACAGAAATTGCAGTATGTTGCATTCATGACATACTTGG GGTTGGTATGTTGTCTTTTTTGGAATATTATAGCCACAACGACTGCATGGATTAAAGGAGAAG ACGTGAAGATCTGGTTTCTTGCAGTTATCTACTTCATATTAGGGGTTCCACTTGGCTATGTTTTGTGGTACAGGCCACTTTATCGTGTTTTTAG GAAGGAAAGTGCATTCGGGTTTGGTTGGTTCTTCCTATTTTACTTG TTACACATAGGTTTTGTAATCTTTGCGGCTGTTGCTCCTCCCATTGTCTTCAAAGGGAAATCTCTCAC AGGAATCCTACCAGCAGTTGATCTTGTAGGAGATCAAGCTTTAGTTGGG ATCTTCTACTTTCTTGGTTTCGGGCTATTCTGTCTCGAGTCTTTGCTCAGCATTTGGGTTATTCAG CAAGTATACATGTATTTCCGAGGGAGTGGCAGAGCAGCAGAGATGAGACGTGGGGGTGCTTGA
- the LOC111887366 gene encoding PAP-specific phosphatase HAL2-like — MTVFPSKLGTKIPQTLFFANKSNDSLKPNVKFWVSFHSRNYPKSTTSICCLNTSDRKPHVSDEMEKNGNWVSTESHPDEKYGKELEIAVKAVHVACLLCQKVQENLIFNGNGDVQAKDDNSPVTIADWSVQATVSWILSQAFGPENVSIVAEEDIEALSKPNAASLLSSIVTTVNDSLSTAATFNLQPPATPLKTTQVLEAISRCNSTGGPTGRFWVLDPVDGTLGFVRGDQYAIALALIENGQVVLGVLGCPNYPLNKEWLNYQNGYRRMLSRLTKTGLDSWDGKGCVLYAKKGSKKAWMQPLVSGDKSFVWPNSARPVTVSSIDNPVLATFCEPVEKANSSHSFTQGLAHSVGLRNQPLRVYSMVKYAAIARGDAEIFMKFARAGYKEKIWDHAAGVVIIEEAGGVVTDAGGQRLDFSKGMYLQGLDRGIIACAGASLHEKIMRAVDASWNSSSL, encoded by the exons ATGACTGTTTTTCCTTCAAAATTGGGAACCAAAATCCCACAAACTTTGTTCTTTGCCAACAAGAGCAACGATTCTCTAAAACCCAATGTAAAATTCTGGGTTTCCTTTCATAGTCGCAATTACCCAAAATCCACAACCTCCATTTGCTGTCTAAATACATCTGATCGAAAACCACACGTTTCTGACGAAATGGAGAAGAACGGCAATTGGGTGTCGACTGAATCACACCCAGATGAGAAATACGGTAAAGAATTGGAAATTGCTGTGAAAGCAGTTCATGTTGCTTGTTTGTTATGCCAGAAAGTTCAAGAAAATTTGATCTTTAATGGAAATGGAGATGTTCAAGCTAAAGACGATAATTCCCCTGTCACAATTGCTG ATTGGAGTGTGCAAGCAACCGTTAGCTGGATATTATCCCAAGCATTCGGACCGGAAAACGTATCAATCGTTGCAGAAGAAGACATCGAAGCCCTCTCAAAACCTAACGCCGCCAGCCTCCTCTCATCCATAGTAACAACCGTCAACGACTCCCTATCCACCGCCGCCACTTTCAACCTCCAACCGCCAGCCACACCTCTCAAAACCACCCAAGTTCTCGAAGCAATTAGCCGCTGCAACTCCACGGGCGGGCCCACCGGTCGATTCTGGGTACTCGACCCGGTCGACGGGACCCTAGGATTTGTACGCGGAGACCAGTACGCGATTGCTCTAGCCTTAATTGAAAACGGGCAGGTGGTGCTCGGGGTTCTTGGGTGCCCGAACTACCCGTTGAATAAGGAGTGGTTAAATTACCAAAATGGGTATCGGAGGATGCTTTCGAGATTGACTAAAACAGGGTTGGATAGTTGGGATGGGAAAGGGTGTGTGCTTTATGCAAAGAAAGGGAGTAAGAAAGCGTGGATGCAACCGTTGGTGAGTGGAGATAAAAGTTTTGTGTGGCCGAATTCTGCGAGGCCGGTCACAGTGTCGAGTATTGATAATCCCGTTTTGGCTACGTTTTGTGAGCCCGTTGAGAAGGCGAACTCGAGCCACTCGTTTACTCAAGGGTTGGCTCATAGTGTTGGGCTTAG GAACCAACCATTACGAGTATACAGTATGGTGAAATACGCCGCCATCGCTCGGGGAGACGCAGAGATTTTCATGAAGTTCGCAAGAGCCGGTTATAAGGAGAAGATATGGGACCATGCCGCCGGAGTTGTCATCATCGAAGAAGCCGGCGGTGTCGTCACCGACGCCGGGGGCCAGCGACTCGACTTCTCTAAAGGTATGTACTTGCAAGGACTAGATCGAGGTATAATCGCATGTGCTGGCGCCTCCCTACATGAGAAGATCATGAGAGCAGTTGATGCCAGCTGGAACTCTTCTAGCCTTTGA